In one Roseburia intestinalis L1-82 genomic region, the following are encoded:
- a CDS encoding M64 family metallopeptidase: protein MMLLLLLLLPQTAMAKNTEKSKTTFPVQVIHKTGDDKENFVIVIMGDGYTAGQQDQFLEDATQKARGMLTWSPYREYSDRINIYAVQAVSNEPGIGVYGGKSPDTYFHVKVYGKAAGFTNGGDERAKALRTELEENYLDEGANVGTIHILCNDTGSYGASVNPLFSFSTNSEDNSDGTAMAHEIAHSIGRLGDEYERYTNKPNTSDTANPDTIKWSKMLGFRGIGITTAGTDTAFAPSRECMMRRLGQPFCEVCKMELARKLNNTDYVSRPAALYISDPEVSIAHSKTATLDRDSEKYRITESNITKANDDDLEFRTVVQNMVNKEQHLKMSFRIIGADGITVKYSEEQEFTIPALTNSYNPDAARESLSIVLHDVYGLTKGDRLDGKIVDMDTQEVLATDKTANQAWSTVNIHYQLKSEDGTKQNIPNTETSIVYVPQNSTYTLRNPELAGYTCIGNSLDQDKVKITESSMDITYYYQEKNDSMEDKDPAECTVNPVIVPYDSNPHTFDITPGKGVELRYSMNADGPYTIEELPAYTDAGKYTIYFEASSDSAKSCYGEATLEITKAVTELNLLATPEGLEGAGSVTLKVLKQGISADEPVDITCNDSSITLVKKENDQWTVSLPNKTKTYLFTARYNGNANYAGSKAACQVTVKEKKSQTGGGTLIPPEKPTPEEPTPEKPAPEEPTPEKPAPEKPTPEKPAPEKPNPGETEVVPNVTPVPELESKTDKTIKNKTVTIKCKSRKGKKQVLKLDKSTINYLIKKEAKALQLEFGNVAVIMDRNALKEIKKQMNSDVYFHVKKLDKRILSSKAGKIVKKRPMYEISVTGAKKKTLGKLKKGKVTVKIHYKISKKEKKKDLFAYTISKKGNVKKISKSYYDSKKQTVNFTTKSFSKFAVGGRL, encoded by the coding sequence ATGATGTTATTATTATTGTTGCTTTTGCCACAAACAGCAATGGCAAAAAATACAGAAAAATCCAAAACCACATTTCCGGTTCAGGTAATTCATAAGACTGGTGATGATAAAGAAAACTTTGTGATCGTGATCATGGGAGATGGCTATACCGCCGGTCAGCAGGATCAGTTTTTGGAAGATGCCACCCAAAAGGCGCGTGGAATGCTGACATGGTCACCATATAGGGAATATTCTGACCGTATTAATATTTACGCTGTGCAGGCAGTTTCTAACGAGCCAGGCATTGGAGTGTATGGCGGTAAGAGTCCGGATACATATTTTCATGTCAAAGTATATGGAAAGGCAGCCGGATTTACCAATGGCGGGGATGAAAGGGCGAAAGCGTTAAGAACGGAACTGGAAGAAAATTATCTGGATGAAGGTGCAAATGTTGGAACGATTCATATACTTTGTAATGATACAGGAAGCTATGGTGCATCAGTAAATCCATTATTTTCTTTTTCTACAAATTCTGAGGATAATAGTGATGGAACAGCCATGGCTCATGAAATCGCCCATAGTATAGGTAGACTGGGAGATGAATATGAGAGATACACCAATAAACCAAATACTTCCGATACAGCGAATCCAGATACGATCAAGTGGAGTAAAATGTTAGGATTTCGTGGAATCGGAATCACTACCGCCGGAACGGATACCGCATTTGCGCCCAGCCGTGAATGTATGATGAGAAGGCTTGGACAGCCGTTTTGCGAGGTCTGCAAGATGGAACTGGCAAGAAAACTCAATAATACGGATTATGTCAGCAGACCGGCAGCTCTTTATATCAGTGATCCGGAAGTTTCCATTGCTCACAGCAAAACGGCGACACTTGACAGGGATAGTGAGAAATACAGGATTACCGAGTCTAACATTACGAAAGCCAATGATGATGATTTAGAATTTCGCACGGTAGTGCAAAATATGGTAAATAAAGAACAACATCTTAAGATGAGTTTTCGCATTATTGGTGCAGATGGCATAACTGTAAAATATAGTGAAGAACAAGAATTTACCATTCCTGCCCTTACAAATTCATATAACCCGGATGCTGCAAGAGAGTCTCTTTCCATTGTACTTCATGATGTGTATGGTCTGACAAAAGGTGACAGACTGGATGGAAAAATTGTGGACATGGATACGCAGGAAGTTTTAGCTACCGATAAAACAGCGAATCAGGCATGGAGCACGGTAAATATTCATTACCAGTTAAAGTCAGAAGATGGAACAAAACAAAATATTCCGAATACAGAAACATCCATTGTATATGTACCGCAAAACTCTACATATACCTTAAGAAATCCGGAATTAGCCGGTTATACCTGTATTGGAAACAGTCTGGATCAGGATAAGGTAAAGATCACGGAAAGCAGCATGGATATTACTTATTATTATCAGGAGAAAAATGATTCCATGGAGGATAAGGATCCTGCAGAGTGTACGGTAAACCCGGTTATAGTACCTTATGATTCGAATCCCCATACATTTGATATTACGCCAGGAAAAGGTGTGGAGCTTCGTTATAGTATGAATGCGGACGGTCCTTATACGATCGAAGAACTTCCTGCCTATACGGATGCAGGAAAATATACCATTTATTTTGAGGCATCTTCTGATTCTGCAAAATCCTGTTATGGAGAGGCAACTTTGGAAATTACAAAAGCGGTTACAGAATTAAATCTTCTTGCAACACCAGAGGGATTAGAGGGCGCTGGCAGCGTAACACTTAAAGTTTTAAAACAGGGAATCAGCGCAGATGAACCGGTGGATATTACTTGCAATGATTCCAGCATTACACTGGTTAAGAAGGAAAATGATCAGTGGACGGTATCGCTTCCGAACAAGACAAAGACGTATCTATTTACTGCCAGATATAACGGTAATGCAAACTATGCGGGGAGTAAAGCTGCCTGTCAGGTTACTGTGAAAGAAAAGAAGTCACAAACTGGGGGAGGGACATTGATTCCCCCGGAAAAACCGACACCAGAAGAACCAACCCCGGAGAAACCGGCACCAGAAGAACCGACCCCGGAGAAACCGGCACCGGAGAAACCAACACCAGAAAAACCGGCACCAGAGAAGCCGAATCCGGGAGAAACAGAAGTGGTTCCAAATGTAACACCTGTGCCAGAACTTGAAAGCAAGACAGATAAAACAATAAAGAATAAGACCGTCACAATAAAATGTAAATCCAGGAAAGGGAAAAAACAGGTTTTAAAACTTGATAAATCAACGATTAATTACCTTATCAAAAAAGAGGCAAAAGCACTGCAATTGGAATTTGGAAATGTTGCAGTTATCATGGACCGCAATGCCTTAAAAGAAATAAAAAAACAGATGAATTCAGATGTGTATTTTCATGTTAAGAAATTAGATAAACGCATTCTTTCTTCAAAGGCAGGTAAAATTGTCAAAAAACGTCCAATGTATGAAATTTCGGTTACAGGTGCAAAGAAAAAAACGTTAGGAAAATTGAAAAAGGGAAAGGTTACCGTAAAGATCCATTATAAGATTTCTAAGAAAGAAAAAAAGAAAGATCTTTTTGCATACACCATCAGCAAAAAAGGAAATGTCAAAAAGATTTCAAAATCTTATTATGATTCTAAGAAACAGACAGTGAACTTTACAACAAAGAGCTTTTCTAAATTTGCAGTGGGCGGTCGTTTGTGA
- a CDS encoding class I SAM-dependent methyltransferase: protein MKEKELIDIWKREESVAHIHGWDFSHIEGKYTEETDLPWNYQNIILDYLKPEMKLLDIDTGGGEFLLSLRHPYVKTSATEAYPPNIQLCKETLLPLGIDFRAGDGKDMLPFDDYEFDIVINRHGDFNTKEIHRVLKCGGIFITEQVGAENDRELVELLLGKTELPFPEQYLDIVKKRFCDVGFDILDGQECFRPIKFFDIGALVWFAHIIEWEFPNFSVDNCKNRLLYAQQILEKNGCIEGKIHRFLLVLRKAK from the coding sequence ATGAAAGAAAAAGAATTGATAGACATTTGGAAAAGAGAAGAAAGTGTTGCACATATCCACGGATGGGATTTTTCTCACATCGAGGGAAAATATACGGAAGAAACGGACTTGCCTTGGAATTATCAAAACATCATACTGGATTACTTAAAACCAGAAATGAAACTGCTGGATATAGATACTGGTGGTGGTGAATTCTTGTTATCTCTCCGCCATCCTTATGTAAAAACAAGTGCAACCGAAGCCTATCCCCCAAATATTCAGCTGTGCAAAGAAACCTTGCTCCCTCTCGGAATTGATTTTCGTGCAGGTGATGGAAAGGATATGTTGCCATTTGATGATTATGAATTTGATATTGTCATTAATCGTCACGGTGATTTTAATACCAAAGAAATACATCGTGTTTTGAAATGTGGAGGAATTTTTATCACTGAACAGGTTGGGGCTGAAAATGACCGTGAATTAGTGGAACTTCTCTTAGGGAAAACTGAACTTCCATTTCCAGAACAGTATCTTGATATAGTTAAAAAACGATTTTGTGATGTAGGTTTTGACATTTTGGATGGACAGGAATGCTTCAGACCAATCAAATTTTTTGATATAGGTGCACTTGTTTGGTTTGCGCATATTATAGAGTGGGAATTTCCTAATTTCTCTGTAGATAATTGCAAGAACAGATTACTGTATGCACAACAAATTTTAGAGAAAAATGGTTGTATTGAAGGAAAAATTCATCGTTTTTTATTGGTACTACGCAAGGCGAAATAA
- a CDS encoding transposase: MKSVYKIPQKIKCLTDERKRKSIPLFNIVMPVLLFLMLQYESFHTIFSAPESMSKRLKNCISGRIPKVDAVRDLLSRINPDEIRSIHEEMIDIIKRNRVFREGTIGGYVVAGLDGVELFSSTKKSCPNCLSRKKHTGETEYFYRSVVCMIIGKSPHVILGQEMLKPRDGSGKDEGELTGGKRLIERLKKRHGHFADVIVADALYLNAPFINTLKENGLEGVIRLKDERRMIFQDAERLFKQDEGKKASFWKGKKKIEVWDLSGFKMEGCPYKLRVVRYHEQWEENGKETERFMWLVTTLEAADYRVLWEMMHRRWDIEENGFHQLKTYYHAKHCYCRDAVETIFNLIIIGFNVRELYLYRRSRNFAGSGISRKSINRIFCDELLTEKVKQILCEKGG; encoded by the coding sequence ATGAAGAGTGTATATAAAATCCCGCAAAAAATCAAGTGTTTAACGGACGAAAGAAAAAGAAAATCTATTCCATTGTTTAACATTGTCATGCCGGTACTGCTTTTTCTGATGCTGCAGTATGAAAGTTTCCATACCATTTTTTCAGCCCCTGAAAGCATGTCGAAAAGACTGAAAAACTGTATCAGTGGAAGGATTCCAAAAGTTGATGCAGTCCGCGACCTTCTCTCCAGAATAAACCCGGATGAAATACGCAGCATACATGAAGAAATGATTGATATCATAAAACGTAACCGGGTATTCCGGGAAGGAACGATAGGCGGATATGTTGTGGCAGGTCTCGATGGTGTGGAATTATTCAGCAGTACAAAAAAATCCTGTCCGAACTGTCTGAGCCGAAAAAAACACACAGGGGAAACCGAATACTTTTACCGGAGTGTGGTGTGCATGATTATAGGTAAATCGCCACACGTAATTCTGGGGCAGGAAATGTTAAAACCAAGGGATGGTTCTGGGAAAGACGAAGGAGAACTGACAGGCGGAAAAAGGTTGATTGAGCGGCTGAAGAAACGGCATGGACATTTTGCGGATGTGATTGTGGCGGATGCGTTATATCTGAATGCTCCATTTATCAACACTCTGAAGGAAAATGGTCTGGAAGGGGTGATACGCCTGAAAGACGAAAGAAGAATGATTTTTCAGGATGCAGAGCGTCTGTTCAAACAGGATGAGGGAAAAAAGGCATCTTTCTGGAAAGGGAAAAAGAAGATTGAAGTATGGGATCTTTCTGGTTTTAAGATGGAAGGGTGTCCATATAAACTGCGTGTGGTGCGGTATCATGAGCAGTGGGAAGAAAATGGAAAAGAAACAGAGCGTTTCATGTGGCTTGTAACGACTCTGGAAGCGGCAGACTACCGAGTCTTATGGGAAATGATGCACCGCAGGTGGGACATTGAGGAGAATGGTTTCCATCAATTGAAAACGTATTACCACGCAAAGCACTGTTACTGTCGAGATGCGGTTGAAACCATATTTAATCTGATAATCATAGGCTTTAATGTAAGAGAGTTATATTTGTACCGAAGAAGCCGGAACTTTGCAGGAAGTGGTATAAGCCGAAAGAGCATAAACCGGATTTTTTGCGATGAGCTGCTAACAGAAAAAGTGAAACAGATTTTATGTGAAAAAGGCGGATAG
- a CDS encoding AIM24 family protein, with amino-acid sequence MNIKNLENNARKYVSSLGNFHVLEYQSDASVAPENARNEYFMSKMGVRRRQIVIELNGKESAIIQAGSMQWMAGHVKATTGIKGVGDFVGKMVKGAITKETAVKPEYVGNGILVLEPTYKYLILVDVGSWGEKGMTIEDGIFYACSGTVKNKLTARKTISSTVLGKEGFFNLSLVGEGVAALESNVPYEELIEVELDNDELKIDGNLAVCWSSGLEFTVERSTKTLVGSAVSGEGFVNVYRGTGKVLMSPVAPTASLYEATHTVEAKPGVEMHEAE; translated from the coding sequence ATGAATATAAAAAATTTAGAAAACAACGCAAGAAAATATGTGAGCAGTCTTGGAAATTTTCATGTATTAGAGTATCAGTCAGACGCCTCCGTTGCGCCGGAAAATGCGAGAAATGAGTACTTTATGAGTAAAATGGGTGTCCGCAGACGCCAGATCGTTATTGAACTAAACGGAAAAGAGTCTGCCATTATCCAGGCGGGCAGCATGCAGTGGATGGCAGGTCATGTGAAAGCAACCACAGGGATCAAGGGAGTCGGTGATTTTGTCGGCAAGATGGTCAAAGGTGCGATCACAAAGGAGACAGCAGTCAAACCGGAATACGTCGGCAACGGCATTCTGGTGTTAGAACCTACCTATAAATATCTGATCTTAGTGGATGTCGGATCCTGGGGTGAAAAGGGCATGACGATTGAGGATGGCATATTTTATGCCTGTTCCGGAACCGTAAAAAATAAGCTGACGGCGCGGAAAACAATCTCATCGACCGTGCTTGGCAAAGAAGGATTTTTCAACTTAAGTCTGGTCGGGGAAGGTGTCGCAGCATTGGAGAGTAACGTGCCGTATGAAGAACTGATTGAGGTGGAACTTGACAATGATGAATTAAAAATTGACGGAAATCTTGCAGTCTGCTGGTCCTCTGGTCTGGAATTTACTGTGGAGAGATCGACGAAAACGCTTGTGGGTTCGGCAGTCAGCGGTGAAGGATTCGTCAATGTGTACCGCGGAACCGGAAAAGTGCTCATGAGCCCGGTCGCACCGACGGCGTCACTCTATGAGGCAACACATACGGTGGAGGCAAAGCCGGGAGTGGAGATGCATGAGGCGGAGTAG
- a CDS encoding TnpV protein, with translation MDKYIFDEINGLWYELQEDYYIPCLILSEEETQPIGLWGQHHKQYLKEHRHIVYTTMLIEGTLNRYLADINQQAEQMFHRLIEEMAQKQGVTEQLKAKQPMEWIGLMNNIQACAREIVNNEIIFS, from the coding sequence ATGGACAAGTACATTTTTGATGAAATCAACGGCTTATGGTATGAATTGCAGGAAGATTATTATATCCCTTGTCTGATACTTTCCGAAGAAGAAACACAGCCTATCGGCTTATGGGGGCAACACCACAAGCAGTACCTAAAAGAGCATAGGCACATCGTTTACACCACAATGTTGATTGAGGGAACACTGAACCGCTATCTTGCAGATATTAACCAACAGGCGGAGCAAATGTTCCACAGATTGATTGAAGAAATGGCTCAAAAGCAGGGTGTGACAGAACAGTTAAAAGCAAAACAGCCTATGGAATGGATAGGATTGATGAATAACATACAGGCTTGTGCAAGAGAGATTGTGAATAACGAAATAATTTTTTCATAG
- a CDS encoding DUF3990 domain-containing protein has product MAKRTVYHGGYTPVEDPEICVGRNIKDFGVGFYCTIIKEQAQRWARRYDAKIVSIYDVRLNQDLNIKEFREMTDEWLDFIFCMWSD; this is encoded by the coding sequence ATGGCGAAAAGGACAGTTTATCATGGTGGTTATACACCCGTTGAAGACCCGGAAATCTGCGTAGGACGCAACATAAAAGATTTTGGCGTTGGTTTTTATTGCACGATCATAAAAGAACAGGCGCAGAGATGGGCAAGACGCTATGATGCAAAAATTGTGTCGATTTATGACGTGCGTTTAAATCAGGATTTAAACATCAAAGAATTTCGCGAGATGACAGATGAATGGCTGGATTTTATTTTTTGTATGTGGTCTGATTGA
- a CDS encoding tyrosine-type recombinase/integrase — translation MDEKLVCILNEMADFLSIAQTKKLQEVLLKNLSSEAPQREQTSNETYLNINSCHDDNPALFTTLDAPYDRLKISGVEIRVRELGRKISMERIHPHKFRRTMATRAIDKGMPIEQVQKILGHSQIDTTMQYAIVNQNNVKASHRKYIA, via the coding sequence ATGGATGAAAAATTAGTATGCATATTAAATGAAATGGCAGATTTTTTGAGCATTGCACAGACGAAAAAATTACAGGAAGTGCTGCTTAAAAATTTATCCAGTGAAGCACCGCAGAGAGAGCAGACATCTAATGAAACATATTTAAATATTAATAGCTGTCATGACGATAATCCTGCATTATTTACAACTTTAGATGCTCCATATGACAGATTAAAAATCAGCGGTGTGGAAATCCGGGTTCGTGAGCTTGGCAGAAAAATAAGCATGGAGAGAATACATCCGCACAAGTTCCGGCGAACGATGGCAACGAGGGCGATTGATAAGGGAATGCCGATAGAACAGGTACAGAAAATTTTGGGACATTCTCAGATAGACACGACAATGCAGTATGCAATCGTAAACCAGAATAATGTGAAAGCGTCGCATCGAAAGTATATTGCATAG
- a CDS encoding helix-turn-helix domain-containing protein yields the protein MILAEKIMEERKKNGWSQEELAEKLSVSRQAVSKWESAQSIPDLQRVIQLSEILGVSTDYLLKDECETPQLIEGVEPSNKDFPLKKVSMEEANDFMEIRKKNAPKIAAAVAACIVSPSVLIFLAGLSETQIGNISEGVAVSVGLVCLFGFVAAAVFTFIFCGMQTKRFEFLENECFETAYGVEGLAKEKLKNYEGTFTGGIAVGVVLCIVAAIPLLVAACMDAPDVVCTSFVSLLLILVACGVYMIIRVGMIKGSYDILLQEGDYTISEKKLKKKLDAFSGAYWCIATAIYLGWSFWTMRWDFTWIIWPVAGVLFAAVSGIFRAVMQNEKKKIE from the coding sequence ATGATTTTAGCTGAAAAAATTATGGAAGAGCGAAAAAAGAACGGATGGTCGCAGGAAGAACTGGCAGAGAAACTTTCCGTCTCCAGACAGGCGGTGTCAAAATGGGAGAGTGCCCAGTCAATACCGGATCTTCAGAGGGTGATCCAGCTGTCAGAGATTTTGGGGGTGAGTACAGACTACCTTTTAAAAGATGAATGTGAGACACCGCAGCTCATTGAGGGAGTGGAACCTTCCAACAAAGATTTTCCGTTAAAAAAGGTTTCAATGGAAGAGGCAAATGATTTTATGGAAATCCGGAAGAAAAATGCACCGAAGATCGCGGCTGCAGTTGCAGCCTGCATCGTCAGTCCGTCAGTTCTGATATTTTTGGCAGGATTATCGGAGACGCAGATTGGAAATATTTCCGAGGGTGTGGCTGTATCGGTTGGACTGGTATGCCTGTTTGGATTTGTGGCTGCAGCGGTATTTACATTTATTTTCTGCGGTATGCAGACAAAAAGATTCGAGTTTCTGGAAAACGAATGTTTTGAAACCGCCTATGGGGTAGAAGGGCTTGCAAAGGAAAAATTAAAAAATTATGAGGGAACCTTTACCGGAGGAATCGCCGTTGGCGTGGTGCTCTGCATCGTTGCGGCAATCCCGCTTTTGGTGGCAGCCTGTATGGATGCGCCGGATGTTGTATGTACCAGCTTTGTATCGCTGCTTTTAATTCTGGTAGCATGTGGCGTGTATATGATAATCCGTGTCGGTATGATAAAAGGAAGTTATGATATTCTTTTGCAGGAGGGAGATTATACTATTTCAGAAAAGAAACTGAAAAAGAAGTTAGATGCATTTAGCGGAGCTTACTGGTGTATTGCCACTGCAATTTATCTGGGATGGAGTTTCTGGACAATGCGTTGGGATTTTACATGGATCATCTGGCCGGTGGCAGGGGTACTTTTTGCTGCGGTATCAGGCATTTTTCGTGCAGTTATGCAAAATGAAAAGAAAAAAATAGAATGA